The DNA window gaagccgtacggaagtctttctccatggcctctccaaactcctcccacgcccgagtttttgcctcagcaaccgcccgagccgcatgccgcttcgcccgccggtacccatcagctgcttccggagtcccacaggccaaaaaggcccgataggactccttcttcagcctgacggcatccctcaccgaaggtgtccaccagcgggttcgagggttgccgccgcgacaggcaccgacaaccttgcggccacagctccgatcggccgcctcgacaatggaggcacggaacacggtccactcagactccatgtcccccacctcccccgggacgtgttcgaagttttgccggagatgggagttaaagctccgtctcacaggggattccgccagacgttcccagcagaccctcacaacacgtttgggcctgccaggtctgaccggctttcgcccccaccaccggagccaactcaccaccaggtagtggtcagtggacagctccgcacctctcttcacccgagtgtccaagacatacggccgcagatccgatgaaacgatgacaaagtcgatcatcgaactgcggcctagggtgtcctggtgccaagtgcacatatggacacccttatgcttgaacatggtgttcgttatggacaatccatggcgagcacagaagtccagcaacagaacaccgctcgagttcaggtcaaGACAAACACTAAATATCTTTCTTGCATTAAGTGGTTCTGTTCACAAGGAGGCAGTGTTGCACAATTTGCTGAGGTAGTTCAGATGTTAGGATCAATGAACTGAGGCTTTCTTGATTTTAAACATAACACAGGACAAACTTAGATGAAACCAACTCtcaaataatgtaataattttcAAACCGTCTGAAATTTTGGCAAACTTAAATGGTGCAGGTCCATTAGGGTTCATCAAATAATGAAGACACCACTTCATAAGCTGCACCACCTTCACAGAGCTCCAGTGTCCTGCAGAATACGCAGCATACATACAGctgtttttgtgaatttttgcaCATACACAGCAAAAATTCACCAATTATCAAAGCAGTTATTATGGAATATCTGCCAGTTTTTTCATCTGATGAGCAGggagagttttattttacacactCCTCAATGTTAGTCAGTGTTACATTGATTTCCATGAGTTTGtcagtcacatttattttccccaGTCAGTTTCCCCCCAAAAGAGACaccatttcttttcattacttttgtatttcctgttttttttttcttttaaaaaaccaTCATGTTTTTATCCAGTGTGTGGGATCTCATTTTAATGAGGCCCTTTGCAAATTACACAGTGGCAGCTAAAGTTATGAAAGAACAAATAGAAGAAAACTGATTTAGTCTCGATCTTAAACAGTTTGGTTCCTTAAGATATTCTaagttgaattttaaaaaattgtgacagtttatttgtattttctgtggCAGGACTGGAATCAAAAAGGCTTGATATCCCATTAAAGTCGATAAACTAAAAtgcatttgggaaaaaaaagaagaaattagcCTTAATATATCTAAAGTTGAAAAATGAGAAGAGACTGTGATCATAACTTTGAGAAGTCTAGAAAGCCTGGTTCATGAGCAATAATACACATTCTTCACACAAAGGAGATTATGTCTCATTTGTAGACTCAAACACTCTAACGTccacacacacagcttcagaatttgttttgttttaaaccttTTGATTAACGCTTCTTAAAGTAGCTGCACAACATATGATGTCAACTTTGTGCGGCGACCTAAACTGGCACATATAATAGTTTTTCATACGTCAATTTATGATTTAGTCATGCATATTTAATAATTACCTGGTCACTGGGGAAAATTCCCAAGTGGACTATTTGGCAAGAAATAGATCATTACCAAACAATTTCCCAAGTTCTGAAATAGCAGAGTACAGAATCCCACCAAGGATGAAGGATGGTCAAAACTTATCTTTCCAGATATTAGTAATTATTTATTCGTTCTGCTGATTTTAATCTAATTGCACAGATAGTGATACATGCTAACATCAATAACTGGCAAtcactgaactgaaaaaaaattattaatgacAAGATGCGGAGTTATAACTTTAAGAACTGGTAAACCTCCTCCTTCTGCATTATTACATATTTTGCCTAGACAggactttttaaagtttaaatgagCTAGCCCAATCTAGGTGATCTATTTAGCATCCACACACCTGTGAGAACAGCCAACCAAATTATCCTCAATGTTTAGAGGTGAAGGACCATTTGCTGTGGCAGACGGTGGAATAGCTTAGCTCCATCTGCATTGTTTGCAccataaaaccattaaaatatcagcttaaaattaatttgttttgtctggCCTACGACTTATTGTGCATAGGATGCTAAATACTAAATCACATACTCAAAGGAGAGCAAAAGATAAAGTTTAGAATAAATAGGAACATGGTTAACGGACAGTGACTCtaaatcagattaaatttgCTCATATATGATCTGATTAATCACATATCTTGTTCATTGTTTCTTGCAGAGAGCGCTTTATCTTGTTGAGATGATCCAGTTATGAAGGGTTGAATTTAAAATCAGTAAACTGCAATTCTTGAGCTGAAAGACAACACACCCTTTTAGAGCTTAAGGCTAATTTATGAAAAGTTTATTGTTATAACTTCAAGAAGTATGGCAACCCTCCTCCTTAGGCAACGACACACATTCTTCACAAGGAGGGAGTGCTGTCCTCTTTTTAGTGTATCAgttgctgaaaataaaagccTACACTACAAGTTTCAGAAGAcaagtttattgttttatatatatatatatatatatatatatatatatatatatatatatatatatatatatatatatatatatatatatatatatatatatatatagcacaAACATAGAGGAGAGCCAATTATGGACAATCATGGATAATCTTTTCACACACATTGAATCTCCAATCATTTTACAACTATCTAGGTGTTATCAAACATTTGTTAAAGTTTAGCTTcaacaaactgacatttcaCATCAGTGTCAAAATAGGTTCTCAAACTCAATATAGAAGAATATTAACAAATTTCACACTCAGACTATGTtcatggactggcgacctgtctaGGGTGTACCCTGCCCCTCTCCAGAACCCACTagggtgggtgggtggatggactATGTTCATAATATGCTGTAACTTTTAGCAATGAAGTTACTAAAAGTAAAGTTAAACATGATTGAATTAGCAAGGTCTTCTATTTCTTGCTAAGAGCCTTTTTCATTGTTGAGGTGATCCAGTCAACGTAGCAAGGTATCTTTGTGTAAGCAACCATTGAATGACCATCTGGGCTTTGAGACATGAAGGCCACAACTCCATAAGCGGTGTTTTGTCCACATACCAGTGGACCTCCAGAATCCCCCTGCAAGAACATACACATAATGTAGAGATCACTTGAGTGACAATGAGATGTTATATTATCAGTAACATCTCAATAGTTTgctttattctgaaaaaaaaaaattacataccTTACCAGGTCTAGCTTTTCCATTTGAACAGTATAACTTAAGTTTAGTACAATCGCTATTTTCAATCAATGTGACATTCATTTCCATGAGTTTGTCAGAGATCACTCCATCCGGACGAGTTTGACCCCAGCCGGAGACGATGCAAGATTTGGGCAGAGTCACATCATCCTGGCTTGCCAGAGCGACGGGTTTCACAAAGTTGTTCACCACCGCTCTAGAGCTTAGCTAGAAGAGTGATGagttaaatgaaatataaataaaaatccaaactcATATTGTACTATGCACATTTCCTGCAAATGCATTGTTTTCTAGCATGAATTGTTTTCTAGCATGAATTGTTTTCTAGCATGAACTGAACTCATTACGATTTTGGCATGTGtgttgaagaaaaaactaaagcaaatGGCAAAAATATAAAGCATTTGTTCGTTTTTACCTTAAGGAGCATTATATCATCGATATATG is part of the Xiphophorus hellerii strain 12219 chromosome 9, Xiphophorus_hellerii-4.1, whole genome shotgun sequence genome and encodes:
- the LOC116725274 gene encoding granzyme-like protein 1, producing MFFNNKLPVLMVLLTLYDQGRTEKIIGGHVAEPHSRPYMVFIRRHLANNEESFCDGFLLNEDFVMTAAHCQANNYTIYLGVDNTKSLKNDDIQDRTVEKAFPHENYDKNAYIDDIMLLKLSSRAVVNNFVKPVALASQDDVTLPKSCIVSGWGQTRPDGVISDKLMEMNVTLIENSDCTKLKLYCSNGKARPGKGDSGGPLVCGQNTAYGVVAFMSQSPDGHSMVAYTKIPCYVDWITSTMKKALSKK